One Hyla sarda isolate aHylSar1 chromosome 11, aHylSar1.hap1, whole genome shotgun sequence genomic window carries:
- the ZBTB25 gene encoding zinc finger and BTB domain-containing protein 25 isoform X1 produces the protein MLDYIVVYSIGKMDQSSHSLVLLQQLNMQREFGFLCDCTVAIGDVYFKAHRAVLAAFSNYFKMIFIHQTSECIKIQPTDIQPDIFSYLLHVMYTGKSPKQNVDQYRLEEGMKFLHANLLTTPASEPTQVLPSDTIQSSNLYGIQISTAQKTAKESVHMRKNQPSATRPMPQGEHPQLQLSLAIGLEGVSSEQQGSHFTGQIGATVQSIEDIQKSVRSIKQETSEPEAISSPHQSLPSSEEVEPNLITSSNRVYSCHYCGEHFESRVILRDHLHIHVSQSLPFGVPTSILESDDLGEVHPILENIENTDACRLGGYLLNRTEEPLLNTSHAEQLQLNQLSFLTKDTDPIEVNFSFLRKRKFNCTVCGHRFARRSQLLEHVYTHKPKSHNLNKYQRIGNQLEQNLHSYCNNITDISKKDSELLLEPPEFLEEEEPTDSQENVESVLVE, from the exons atgttggattatatagtagtatatagtatag GAAAAATGGATCAATCTAGCCACAGTCTGGTTCTTCTGCAGCAGCTGAATATGCAGCGAGAGTTTGGATTCCTCTGTGACTGCACAGTAGCCATCGGGGATGTGTATTTTAAAGCACACAgggctgttcttgctgctttttCCAACTATTTCAAGATGATCTTCATTCATCAAACCAG TGAATGCATTAAGATTCAGCCGACTGACATTCAACCAGACATATTCAGCTACCTTTTACATGTCATGTACACAGGGAAGAGCCCTAAACAAAATGTGGATCAGTACCGACTGGAAGAGGGGATGAAATTTCTTCATGCTAATCTCCTCACAACACCTGCCAGTGAGCCAACACAAGTGTTACCTTCAGACACCATACAGTCATCTAACTTGTATGGAATTCAGATATCAACAGCCCAGAAAACAGCAAAGGAAAGTGTTCATATGAGGAAGAACCAACCAAGTGCAACAAGACCTATGCCACAAGGAGAGCATCCACAGCTACAGTTGTCTCTTGCCATTGGGCTAGAAGGTGTCAGTTCTGAACAGCAAGGCTCACATTTTACTGGCCAGATTGGTGCCACAGTACAGTCAATAGAAGACATCCAAAAGAGTGTAAGGTCCATAAAGCAGGAGACCAGTGAACCTGAAGCTATAAGTTCTCCACACCAGTCACTTCCTTCTTCAGAAGAGGTAGAGCCAAATCTTATTACATCTAGCAACAGAGTTTACTCCTGCCATTACTGTGGTGAGCACTTTGAGTCCCGTGTTATATTAAGAGATCACTTACATATTCATGTATCTCAGTCACTTCCATTTGGAGTTCCAACATCCATCTTAGAGAGTGACGACCTTGGAGAAGTCCATCCTATACTTGAAAACATTGAGAATACTGATGCTTGCCGACTTGGGGGCTACCTTCTAAACAGAACTGAGGAGCCACTTCTGAACACAAGCCATGCAGAACAGCTCCAACTCAATCAATTGTCATTTCTCACAAAAGACACAGATCCTATAGAAGTGAACTTCTCATTTCTACGTAAGAGGAAGTTCAattgtacagtgtgtgggcacaGATTTGCCAGAAGGAGCCAGTTGCTGGAGCATGTATACACACATAAACCAAAGTCACACAATCTGAACAAGTACCAGAGAATTGGTAACCAGTTGGAGCAGAACTTACACAGTTACTGTAATAACATTACTGATATCAGCAAGAAAGATTCTGAGCTGCTACTTGAACCTCCTGAGTTCCTTGAAGAAGAGGAACCCACAGATTCACAGGAGAATGTGGAGTCTGTCCTAGTAGAATga
- the ZBTB25 gene encoding zinc finger and BTB domain-containing protein 25 isoform X2 produces MDQSSHSLVLLQQLNMQREFGFLCDCTVAIGDVYFKAHRAVLAAFSNYFKMIFIHQTSECIKIQPTDIQPDIFSYLLHVMYTGKSPKQNVDQYRLEEGMKFLHANLLTTPASEPTQVLPSDTIQSSNLYGIQISTAQKTAKESVHMRKNQPSATRPMPQGEHPQLQLSLAIGLEGVSSEQQGSHFTGQIGATVQSIEDIQKSVRSIKQETSEPEAISSPHQSLPSSEEVEPNLITSSNRVYSCHYCGEHFESRVILRDHLHIHVSQSLPFGVPTSILESDDLGEVHPILENIENTDACRLGGYLLNRTEEPLLNTSHAEQLQLNQLSFLTKDTDPIEVNFSFLRKRKFNCTVCGHRFARRSQLLEHVYTHKPKSHNLNKYQRIGNQLEQNLHSYCNNITDISKKDSELLLEPPEFLEEEEPTDSQENVESVLVE; encoded by the exons ATGGATCAATCTAGCCACAGTCTGGTTCTTCTGCAGCAGCTGAATATGCAGCGAGAGTTTGGATTCCTCTGTGACTGCACAGTAGCCATCGGGGATGTGTATTTTAAAGCACACAgggctgttcttgctgctttttCCAACTATTTCAAGATGATCTTCATTCATCAAACCAG TGAATGCATTAAGATTCAGCCGACTGACATTCAACCAGACATATTCAGCTACCTTTTACATGTCATGTACACAGGGAAGAGCCCTAAACAAAATGTGGATCAGTACCGACTGGAAGAGGGGATGAAATTTCTTCATGCTAATCTCCTCACAACACCTGCCAGTGAGCCAACACAAGTGTTACCTTCAGACACCATACAGTCATCTAACTTGTATGGAATTCAGATATCAACAGCCCAGAAAACAGCAAAGGAAAGTGTTCATATGAGGAAGAACCAACCAAGTGCAACAAGACCTATGCCACAAGGAGAGCATCCACAGCTACAGTTGTCTCTTGCCATTGGGCTAGAAGGTGTCAGTTCTGAACAGCAAGGCTCACATTTTACTGGCCAGATTGGTGCCACAGTACAGTCAATAGAAGACATCCAAAAGAGTGTAAGGTCCATAAAGCAGGAGACCAGTGAACCTGAAGCTATAAGTTCTCCACACCAGTCACTTCCTTCTTCAGAAGAGGTAGAGCCAAATCTTATTACATCTAGCAACAGAGTTTACTCCTGCCATTACTGTGGTGAGCACTTTGAGTCCCGTGTTATATTAAGAGATCACTTACATATTCATGTATCTCAGTCACTTCCATTTGGAGTTCCAACATCCATCTTAGAGAGTGACGACCTTGGAGAAGTCCATCCTATACTTGAAAACATTGAGAATACTGATGCTTGCCGACTTGGGGGCTACCTTCTAAACAGAACTGAGGAGCCACTTCTGAACACAAGCCATGCAGAACAGCTCCAACTCAATCAATTGTCATTTCTCACAAAAGACACAGATCCTATAGAAGTGAACTTCTCATTTCTACGTAAGAGGAAGTTCAattgtacagtgtgtgggcacaGATTTGCCAGAAGGAGCCAGTTGCTGGAGCATGTATACACACATAAACCAAAGTCACACAATCTGAACAAGTACCAGAGAATTGGTAACCAGTTGGAGCAGAACTTACACAGTTACTGTAATAACATTACTGATATCAGCAAGAAAGATTCTGAGCTGCTACTTGAACCTCCTGAGTTCCTTGAAGAAGAGGAACCCACAGATTCACAGGAGAATGTGGAGTCTGTCCTAGTAGAATga